From the Paenibacillus sp. MMS20-IR301 genome, the window TGAAAAAAAGGTTGCTTGCAGCGCTTATGGCTGGTCTGCTCTTCATGACGATTCCCGTTCCGGCTGTTACGTCTTCTGTGTCAGCGGAGGGAACAAACCCTGGAATGACATTGTATGTGGCTACAAATGGAAGCGATTCCAATAGCGGGACGCTGAATGCCCCCTTTCAGACGCTGGAAAAAGCGCGTGACGCCATCCGCACCCTGAAAGCGGGGAACGGGCTGCCGGAGGGCGGTGTTACCGTTATGCTGCGCGGAGGCCGGTATGAACGGACCGCCAGCTTCGAGCTGCGCCAGCAGGATTCAGGTGAAGCGGGCAAGCCGGTCACTTATACGGCTTATCCGGGGGAGTCCGTAACCTTATCTGGCTCTAAGCACCTGGCCAAGTCAGCGTTCGTCCCGGTCACGGATTCCGCTATACTCGGCCGTATTATCAGCCCGGAGGCGAGAACCAAGGTGCTGGTTGCCGATCTGGCCGCGCTCGGGATTACCGATTACGGCCAGCTCAGCCGCCACGGCTATTATCTGGCCAATGATCTGAGCGAGGTGCCGCCGATGGAGCTGTACGTGGCCGGGGAAGGGATGACGCTGGCCCGCTGGCCTAACGAATCCACTGTCCAGATGGATGAGATTATAGATCCCGGTCCGACGCGGCGTGATCCGAACGGGGAGGTCCATACGCGCGGCGGCACCTTCACCTATACGTATGACCGGCCCCAGTACTGGACCGAGGCGGATGATATCTGGCTGGACGGGATTTTCGGCTACAGCTGGGAATGGTCGTACAATAAAATCGCCTCCATCGATACAGCCGCCAAAACAATCACCCTCCGTTACGGGGAGATGAGCGGGCTGTTCAAGAACTGGTATCCGGATTTCCATTTTGCGCAAAATCTGCTTGAAGAGATCGACATGCCCGGCGAGTATTACATCGACCGCACCGCACGCAAGCTGTACTTCCTGCCCAATGCCTCCTTCGCGGCTGCAGCAGACCCTGATATTGAAGTCACGATGCTCAAAACACCGATGATCAACGCGCTTAACGCCTCTTATACCGATTTCTCGGAGCTGGTGCTGGAGAACGGCCGTGATTCAGCTGCGGTATTCATGGGCGGCAGCCATATGCGTATCCTGAACAGCGAAATCCGCAATTTCACCAACAGCGGTGTGCTGATCAATACGCAGAGCAGATTCTATTACAACAACTTTGAAGGCGCACCGGGAACAGATCATGACATTATCAGCACTCACATCCACCATATCGGCGGTACGGCCGTTACATTGACGGGCGGTAACAAGACAACGCTCGCGCCGGGAAATAACGCCGTGGAGAACTCGCATATTCATGATTTTGCCTACTACCATAAGGCCTATAATCCGGGAGTGCTGCTGTCCGGGGTCGGCAACCGGATGTCGCATAACGAGCTGCATGATGCGCCTCATCCCGGCGTGCTGATCTTCGGCAATGACCATACCGTGGACTACAACGAAATCTATGATGTATGCACCACCTTCTCCGACCTCGGTGCAATCTACATGAATGCGGGCGAGCAGCCTCATGAGCGGGGCACCGTCATTAAGCGGAACTACTTCCATAACATCGGGGAGAGCAAGGCGGGGGTAGAGGGCGTTTATCCTGACAATTTCACGATGGGGCTGACGATTGACGAGAATATTTTCTACAAAATGGGCAATTCGGCTATTAAAAACAACGGCGGCGCGCATATCCAGACGCGGAACAATATTTTTATCGACAGCAAAATTCCGTACGATTATGCCGACCTGTACCTCGGCGATGAGCCGGATGACCAGGTACCGCTGAATTACATGCCGAAGTGGCAGGCGCTGTTCGCAGCGAACAACAATTTCACGGGTACGCCTTATATGGCGAAGTATCCTGAGCTGGCGGACTTCTTCACGGAGAACCGTTATTATCCCGACACCAACACCTTCCAGGGGAATGTCATTTATAATCCGGTGGTCCCGCGCAGTGTGACAACCAATGTGTACGGGGCGTATGACAAATTCGGACTGGTGCAATACGCAGATAACCTGGTAAGCACAGCAGACCCGGGCTTCACCAATCTGGCCGGAGGGGACCTGTCCCTGCGTCCGGATGCCGCGGTATTTAATGCTATTCCGGACTTCCCGGACATTCCGTTTGCCGACATCGGCATCAATGGCAAGGCGGGGACAACGGCAGGACCGGACAGCTATCCGGTAGAGGACGTTGTGGTGTATGACCAGGCCGTTACCGTAGACCGCTGGAAAACAGTCAAGCTGCGCACGGCTGTCCTGCCGTGGAATGCGGATCATCCTGAGCTGACCTTCTCCTCGGCCGATCCTGCGGTCGCATCCGTGGACAGTTCCGGTGTCGTTACCGGAGGGACGGTTGTCGGCAGCACGGTGATTACAGTCGCTTCGGCGGAGAACCCGCTGCTTACGGCAGAGGTGAGCGTGACCGTGGAAGCGGGCGACGGCGTAATGGATTTCACCAATTTCGAATCGGGGGCGAACGGCTGGAGTCAGGATGCCTACCGCAGCATTGAGAAAATCGGCGCAAACCGCTGGTACAAGGTGCTGAACGGGGCTTCCTCGCTCAGTGCCAAAAGCTTCTCCGAATATGAGCTGAGCTTCCGGCTCAAGACGCCGGCGGTGATGGGCGACAATGTGAACCTGTATGTGTTCGACCGGCAGGCCGGCAGCGGCTCCAGCCGGATCGGTTATAAGACACGGGCAGACGGCAGCTCGGCCTGGCTGCTCTACAATTCAGCCTGGACGGTGCTGAAGGAAGTGAAGCTGCCGGAGCATGACCTGCTGCCGGATACGGAATATAACGTCAAAATGCTAGTAAAAGGCGGAGACATCAGCCTCTACCTGGACGGGGAATTCCGGCTGAAGGGCAATGATCCGGGGCACAATGCCGCGGGGAAAGTCGGCTTCTATGTCAATAACATCAGCCACATGCTGTTCGATGACATTCAGTTCAAGGCCCCGACCACGGAGCTGGCCGGAATCATTCCGGCGGAGAGAGAGGTGCGGCTCGCCGCCGGGGAACAGCAGCAGCTGCATCTGTCCTTCGATCCTTCGGATACGCCTGACACTGGAGTTACCTGGCAGTCGGCCAATCCGGCAGTAGCCACTGTAGACCCGGCTGGAGTCGTCAGCGCTGTGTATGAAGGAAGTACGGTGATTACAGCTGTGTCGGTGGCAAATCCGCTCATTACAGCTGATATTTCCGTAACTGTCTCCAATATTATGCATGAGACGACCTTTGAGAACGGCGGCAACGGCTGGCCGGTGGACCCTAACCGCAGCATCTCAGCCGACCCTGACGGGAACCGGCGCTACAAGCTGCTGAACGGGGCTACGGCGCTGCTCGAGCGCAGCTTTACGTCCTACCAGCTGGAATTCAAGCTGAAGACACCGTCCGTGATGCCGGATAACGGGATTCTCTATCTCTTTGACCGCCAGGACAGCTCCGGCTCGACCCGGATCGGTTACCGGACCCGGGCAGACGGCACCTCGGCCTGGATTCTGTACAACACCGCCTGGCAGAAGCTGACCGAGTCCGTCCTGCCGGGACATGATCTGCAGCCGGATACCGAATATACGGTGAAGCTGACGGCCAAGGACGGCGATATCAGCGTTTACATTGACGGTACATTAAGGCTGTCCGGCAGCGATCCGGGCCATCGGCCGTCGGGTAAGGTCGGTTTCTACACCAGCGGTTTTGACTATATGCTGTTCGACGACATTGTGTTCTCGGTGTTGCCTTGAGTGACTTGAGGCTGGCGGCGGCCCTCCCTGCGGGGAGGGCTGTTTGCATCCGGGCAAGAAAGTCCGGTTAGCCAACGAGCGGAGCGGATGTCGTTATCATGCTAAACATGGGCAGCATCGTCAAGGCGATACAGGGTTGTATGCGGTAACATGAAAGAGAAGACACGTTTGGGAGGTGCAGCATGAAGCGCTGTTTGTATAGGGCTGAATGGCTAGGGGAAGAGAAGGAAGCTGCTGCTTTTGTACGGAGCAGTGAGCTCGCAGGTTCACTTAACGAAGCGATGGCCGGTCTGCGCGCAGATCATTTAAGCCTGTTTGCCGCCGGTAAACAGCTGTTTCTGTATTATGAATGCCTGGCAGAGCCGGTTAGACCGGAGCAGCTGCTGCCAGATATCTCACGGCAGCTTGCCGTCTGGCCGGGCGGGAAGCCGGGACGGCGCTGGGCACCGCTGGCCGATATTTTTCATTACCAGCAGCCAGTGTCGGCGGAGCATTGGCAGCGGCGGAATGCTGCGGGTAAGCCTTACGGCCGCCTGGCTATGCTGAAGCCGGAAGCGGCGGCCAGCTACATTTACTATCACTATCAGTATCAGGAGGAACGGCCGGGGGACGGGGATAAGTACGGGATGATCGGGCTGCACGAGAATATGCTGTTTTTTTATGCCGAGCAGCCGGACACCCGGGAGCCTGCGCCATATGAAGGCAAGCTGCGAACCTCGCTGCGTCCGGATAATTGGGGGGAAGTGATGGAGCCGCATTTCATGAAATGGGAGGGTGCCCCGGCGGGGCAGGCGCTGTGGAAGAACATGGAGCTGCTGCTTGAGCTGCGCGCTCAGAGCGGACAGCAGGGGGTGCGGCATGCGTAATTTATTATGCCTGAACGGCGAATGGGATTTCATGCCGCTGTACGGTCAGCCGCAATGCCGCAGCCTGCCGGACACTATTGTGTACGAGGATTGCAAGGTGCTCGTACCCTCCAGCTGGAGGCGGACCTATCCGCAGCCGGACGGCAGAACCTTCGGGAAAATCCCGGAATATGATTATGCGCCGTTTGACCTGTACGGTTACCCGGAGGAGTGGGACGCCGCTGAGTCAGGAGTGCTGCACCGCAGCTTCCGGGTTCCGGAGAGCATGGCGGGACAGCGGATCGTGCTGCGGCTGGACGGGATTATGCAGAAAGCAGTCATCTATCTGGACGGCCAGGAAGCAGGTGTCTGGGAAGACGGCTATCTTCCGCTCAGGCTTGATATCACTTCCTTAGTGGAGCAGGGGCGGGAGCATCAGCTGCATGTAGTATGCAGCAGCTTCGACACGGTCCTCCTGCCGAATGGAACGTCCAAGATTACCGGACTGATGGGCTCCTGGTATGGCAGAATCAGCCGGGGCATCTGGCAGGATGTGTATCTGGAAGGCTATCCTGTGCTTGCGCTGGAGGATGTAACCTTCCATACCTCTGTGAGGGAAGGGCGGTTAGAGGTTCAGGCGCTTGCAGCCGGGACAATAGCTGCCGAAGCTGACCGGGGTCCATTAAAGGTAAGGCTGAGTATACGGGAGAAGGGCGTGCTGCGGCGGGGTGAAGACGATGCGGAAGGGCCGGATGTGCGGGAAACAGATGAGAATACCGTGGAGCTGAAAGAGCTGCGGGGGCTAGAAATCAGGGGAGTACCGGGAGCTGCTGCCGGGTCTGTCCTGTCTGCGGAAAGTCCGGCTGAGCCGGCCGAAGCTGCGGCTGCCGGGAAGCTCAGGCTGTGCGAGAACACGCGGGAAGGAGCCGTATACAGCGCCTCCTTCCACTTGGATTGGGACAGCGCCAGACTGTGGAGTCCGGATCAGCCGTTTCTCTACACTGCGGTGCTGGAGCTGCTGGAGGGCCAAACGGTTATTGACCGGTATACCGAAGATTTCGGCTTCCGCGAATTCTGGAGCGAAGGCCCGCAGTTTATGCTGAACGGCATTCCGGTCAATCTGCGCGGCGACTCCTGGCATTTCCAGGGCGGGCTGCAGATGACAGATAATTATATCCGCAACTGGTACCGCATCTGCCGGAGCGTTGGCATCAACAGCATCCGGCTGCATGCCGAGCCTTATCCGGCTGATTATCTGCGGATTGCCGATGAGGAAGGGATGCTGATTGTTGATGAGACGGCGATTTACGGCTCGGGCAAATCGATGCTGGCTGATCATCCGGCCTACGTAGAGAACTGCCGGCAGCATGTGCGGCGGCTGGTCCGGCGTGACAAGAATCATCCGTCCATTATCCTCTGGAGCCTGCAGAATGAAATGCGCTGGGTGGACGGGCGGGACGGCTTCAAGCTGCACATGCCCGGCCTGATGGCGGAGATTCGCAGCCTTGACCCGACCCGGCTGATCATCGCCGATGGAGACAACCGGCTGCTGGCCAAGGAGCATACGGAGGTGGAGAGCCGTCACTATAATATCGACGGAGCCCTCAGCCAGTGGGACCGGTCGGTACCGCTGACCTTCGGGGAGCACGGCGGCTGGTGGTATATCTGCCCGCAGAACAGCAGCATGTACACCGGCCTTGAGGTCTACCGGGGTACGGATGAGAGCACAGCAGGGCTGGCCCAGAAGGAGCGGCTGTTTGTCGAGTATGCCAGACGGCAAGGCGTATCCGGCATTTCGACCTTTAACTTCGCCCATTATTTCATGCGGGCGATGCCGGAGCGTGAGATTGTCCTGCCGCCATCAGACCCGGCTGTTCCGGGCGTGAAGCCTAAGTGCATTCCGGCCTACTCACTGACGATTAACAACGGCATGCTGCCGGAGGAGTATCAGCTGTACACCCCTAACCCGGCCTTTGCCATTATGGCTGCAGCCTTCAAGCCGGCAACGATCATTGCCGCTGAATACAACAGCTGGTTCTATGATGACCAGCCGGTGGCCCGCAGCTTTGATGTCTATAACGATACGTATTCGCCCCAGGATGTCCGGGTTGAGGTCGTGATCCGCCAGGGCGGCAAGAGTGTCCATGAGCAGACCCTACAGTTCGTTCAGCAGCCTGCTGAACATAAGGTGATTGAACTGGAGTGGAAGCCTCTCCCGGCTGGTGACGGGGAGCAGGCAGAGCTGACAGCACTGCTGTTCCATGGCGGACAGCAGCTGCATGAGCTGCGTCTGGAATACAGAATGGTATCCGCAAGTCTGCTGGAGCAGCCGGTGAACCTCGGGGGGCAGGCAGCCTATTACGGAGCCGACCGTGATTATGCCTACATCCGCAGGCTTGTTCCGGACTGTAAGCGGGTGGTCTCCGCCGAGGCGGCCGGACTTGCCTCCGGTTCGCTGCTGATTGTCGGCAGCTATGCGGAGGATGCGGACGGCATGCTTGAGACGCAGCTGCAGGCCTTCGCCGCGCGCGGCGGCCGGGTGCTGCTGCTGGAGCAGAGCAGCTTGTCGCTAGGCCGGCTGCCGCTCTCGCGCCGGCCGTTCCTCCGCGCCCATGCCGGCAGCTACAAGCATCCGGTGCTGGAGGGCTTCGACGACAGCAGCCTCATGTTCTGGCACGCGGAGCTGCGGGAAGAAGGGCCGCTGCCGATTATCCGCGCGGCCTTCGAGAAGCCGGTGACCGGCGATTTCACCCTGCTGCTGGAATGCAGCACGGGCGATTTCGGCGACGGCGGCGATCTGTGGTCGCCGCTCCTTGAATACCGCAGCGGAGCGGGCCTGCTCCTGGCCAATCAGCTGGAGCTGATGGCCCATCTGGAGCAGGTCCCGCAGGCCTGCCTGCTGCTGCGGAACCTGCTGGCCCACGCCGGTGGCACCGCCGGCGCAGGCCAGCCCCTGCCCGGGGCGCCGCTGGCCCGCCCCGGGGGCCCGCCGCCGCGCTGGTCCGCGCCGGCGGTGAGGCCGCAGCCCTCCTGGCGGGGCTGCGGCTGCGGTACACGGCGCTGGAGCTGCCAGCGCCGATACCGGGCGCGCCTGGTGCAGCGGCGCGCCCTAACCTGCAGGACTTCGGCCTGATCGTGGCCGAAGCCTGCATGCTGGAGGCGCCGGGCACAGCCGCGGCGCTCCGGCACTACGCCGAAGCCGGCGGGCAGCTGGTGCTGCTGTCGGCTGAGCCGGGGCAGCAGGCGGCGCTCAGCGGCCTGCTGGACCGGCCCGTGCGCGTACAGCCGCACGAGGCGTACCACCTGGCGGCGGAATATGATTACGCCGCCGTGCAGGGATTCAGCCCTGTCGACCTGTTCGGCTTCGACAAGGTGTTTTTATCGCCGCGCGAGGTCAGGAACCATGTGCTGGCTGCACACAGCCTGGACATTGCCGGTGCGGACGCACTCTGCACAAGCTTTGAGGGAACAGCCTGGAAGGACTACTTCGTGCATGGCTACACGGCTGAGTACAGCCGGCTCGCGCTGGTGGAGCTGAACCGCAGGAAGGCCCGCCCTGCTGGAGCGTTCATGACTGAAGTCAAGCTTGGCGAAGGGTCCGTCATCTGCTCCCAGCTGCTGACCGGCCCCGGCAGTGACAAGGCGGTCCGCCTGTATACCCGGCTGCTGGCCAACTTAGGCGCATCCTTTGATGACGGCCTGCTGGACAGTGTGAAGGGGGACGGGGAGTGGGCTGTGGAAACGATGATGGCCCTGCCCTGCCTGCCCCACATTCATTTCGAAGAGATGAAGGCGTACTACATTGACCCGGAATTTTCATTAAATAATCTGGGCGAGGGCCTGTACGGCTGGATGCAGAAAAAAGAGCGCCGCCCCGGTGACGGCACCCTGCGCATAGCCAATGCTGGGAATAACCGCTGGTTTCTGAGCTGTTTTGTGGATGTCCCCGGAAAAGCAGGGGAGGCCGCTCAACATTACCCGGGCCGGCTGCGGATCAACACGGATGCCCCCTATGAAATTTACCTGAACGGTGAGCTTGTGTCTGAGCCGGAACGGGAGCTTACGCTGCAGACCGGGCTCAACCGGCTCATTGCCATCCTGCAGGGAACGGGCGGAGATCTGGCGTTTGGCCTGACCTTTTTGAACCGGGACGGCACCTACATGAAGGGCCTGGAATACCGTCTGACCCTGGACGAGGTTGAGCCGAAATAACCCCATTACATTATAAAGGAGCTGAAGCCCGGTGAATGCGGAGCTTACCAGACATAACGATCCGAAGGCATACTATGCCTTCAGGGATGAGGACAAAGAGGTCGAATTCAAGCGGCATGACATGCCGACACCGTGGATGAACTACTTGTCGAACGGCACCTTCCATATGATGATGTCGCATGCCGGCGGCGGTGTGGCTTTTTATAAGTCACCCCAGATCTGGCGGATTACACGCTACCGTTTCTTCCATCTGCCGATGGACCGCTCCGGCCCGTACATCTATGTGCAGGATGCCAAGACAGGCAGCTACTGGTGTCCGACCAATGAGCCTGCTCTGGATAAACCCGAGGAATGGAAAAGCGCCCACGGAATGGGCTACACCCGCTTTGAGGCCAAGCGCGGCGGTGTCGCGGCCCGGACGGTTTATTTTGTCGGACCGCATGAGAACTCACTGATCTGGAATCTGAACCTGACCAATGAAGGGACCGAGGCAACAGAGCTGAAGGTCTACGCCTATGCCGAATTCGGGATGATGGAGTTTATGCGTGAGCTGCAGTGGCAGTGCTATAACAAGCATCAGGTGTCGGTGCAGTATCATGAGGCTGAGGCGCTGGTCTACCGGT encodes:
- a CDS encoding Ig-like domain-containing protein, yielding MKKRLLAALMAGLLFMTIPVPAVTSSVSAEGTNPGMTLYVATNGSDSNSGTLNAPFQTLEKARDAIRTLKAGNGLPEGGVTVMLRGGRYERTASFELRQQDSGEAGKPVTYTAYPGESVTLSGSKHLAKSAFVPVTDSAILGRIISPEARTKVLVADLAALGITDYGQLSRHGYYLANDLSEVPPMELYVAGEGMTLARWPNESTVQMDEIIDPGPTRRDPNGEVHTRGGTFTYTYDRPQYWTEADDIWLDGIFGYSWEWSYNKIASIDTAAKTITLRYGEMSGLFKNWYPDFHFAQNLLEEIDMPGEYYIDRTARKLYFLPNASFAAAADPDIEVTMLKTPMINALNASYTDFSELVLENGRDSAAVFMGGSHMRILNSEIRNFTNSGVLINTQSRFYYNNFEGAPGTDHDIISTHIHHIGGTAVTLTGGNKTTLAPGNNAVENSHIHDFAYYHKAYNPGVLLSGVGNRMSHNELHDAPHPGVLIFGNDHTVDYNEIYDVCTTFSDLGAIYMNAGEQPHERGTVIKRNYFHNIGESKAGVEGVYPDNFTMGLTIDENIFYKMGNSAIKNNGGAHIQTRNNIFIDSKIPYDYADLYLGDEPDDQVPLNYMPKWQALFAANNNFTGTPYMAKYPELADFFTENRYYPDTNTFQGNVIYNPVVPRSVTTNVYGAYDKFGLVQYADNLVSTADPGFTNLAGGDLSLRPDAAVFNAIPDFPDIPFADIGINGKAGTTAGPDSYPVEDVVVYDQAVTVDRWKTVKLRTAVLPWNADHPELTFSSADPAVASVDSSGVVTGGTVVGSTVITVASAENPLLTAEVSVTVEAGDGVMDFTNFESGANGWSQDAYRSIEKIGANRWYKVLNGASSLSAKSFSEYELSFRLKTPAVMGDNVNLYVFDRQAGSGSSRIGYKTRADGSSAWLLYNSAWTVLKEVKLPEHDLLPDTEYNVKMLVKGGDISLYLDGEFRLKGNDPGHNAAGKVGFYVNNISHMLFDDIQFKAPTTELAGIIPAEREVRLAAGEQQQLHLSFDPSDTPDTGVTWQSANPAVATVDPAGVVSAVYEGSTVITAVSVANPLITADISVTVSNIMHETTFENGGNGWPVDPNRSISADPDGNRRYKLLNGATALLERSFTSYQLEFKLKTPSVMPDNGILYLFDRQDSSGSTRIGYRTRADGTSAWILYNTAWQKLTESVLPGHDLQPDTEYTVKLTAKDGDISVYIDGTLRLSGSDPGHRPSGKVGFYTSGFDYMLFDDIVFSVLP
- a CDS encoding glycoside hydrolase family 2 TIM barrel-domain containing protein — translated: MRNLLCLNGEWDFMPLYGQPQCRSLPDTIVYEDCKVLVPSSWRRTYPQPDGRTFGKIPEYDYAPFDLYGYPEEWDAAESGVLHRSFRVPESMAGQRIVLRLDGIMQKAVIYLDGQEAGVWEDGYLPLRLDITSLVEQGREHQLHVVCSSFDTVLLPNGTSKITGLMGSWYGRISRGIWQDVYLEGYPVLALEDVTFHTSVREGRLEVQALAAGTIAAEADRGPLKVRLSIREKGVLRRGEDDAEGPDVRETDENTVELKELRGLEIRGVPGAAAGSVLSAESPAEPAEAAAAGKLRLCENTREGAVYSASFHLDWDSARLWSPDQPFLYTAVLELLEGQTVIDRYTEDFGFREFWSEGPQFMLNGIPVNLRGDSWHFQGGLQMTDNYIRNWYRICRSVGINSIRLHAEPYPADYLRIADEEGMLIVDETAIYGSGKSMLADHPAYVENCRQHVRRLVRRDKNHPSIILWSLQNEMRWVDGRDGFKLHMPGLMAEIRSLDPTRLIIADGDNRLLAKEHTEVESRHYNIDGALSQWDRSVPLTFGEHGGWWYICPQNSSMYTGLEVYRGTDESTAGLAQKERLFVEYARRQGVSGISTFNFAHYFMRAMPEREIVLPPSDPAVPGVKPKCIPAYSLTINNGMLPEEYQLYTPNPAFAIMAAAFKPATIIAAEYNSWFYDDQPVARSFDVYNDTYSPQDVRVEVVIRQGGKSVHEQTLQFVQQPAEHKVIELEWKPLPAGDGEQAELTALLFHGGQQLHELRLEYRMVSASLLEQPVNLGGQAAYYGADRDYAYIRRLVPDCKRVVSAEAAGLASGSLLIVGSYAEDADGMLETQLQAFAARGGRVLLLEQSSLSLGRLPLSRRPFLRAHAGSYKHPVLEGFDDSSLMFWHAELREEGPLPIIRAAFEKPVTGDFTLLLECSTGDFGDGGDLWSPLLEYRSGAGLLLANQLELMAHLEQVPQACLLLRNLLAHAGGTAGAGQPLPGAPLARPGGPPPRWSAPAVRPQPSWRGCGCGTRRWSCQRRYRARLVQRRALTCRTSA